GCCAGCCGCGCAGGCCCATCCGCCAGACCGGGACCTGGAATTCCGCCCAATAGAGGTTCAGCTGCGCGCCCAGCAGGTCGATATTCGGCCAGTGGGTCGGCTGGATCAGGTCGCTGGTGGAGATGGTCAGCGCCTCGGTCAGGGTCTCGTCGAAGGGCAGGGGGGGCTGGCCCGCGGCCTGACGGACCCGGTTCTCGGCCTGCAACGCCATGGCATAGTCCTTGGCCAGGATCGGGAAGGCGGTCGACCACTCATCCGCCACCTGGCCGCCCATGATCGAGGTCATGCTGCCTTGGCTGTCCAGATCGACGACCAGCACCTTGTAGCCGTCCAGCGCCGCCGACATCGCCAGATGCGCCGCGGTCGAGGTCTTGCCAACCCCGCCCTTGAAATTCGCCACCGCGAGGACCTTGGCCGGCAGGCCCTCGGGGCGCCACGGGCGGTATTCGCGGTCCGATGCCCCTTCCGTCGCGAAATGGTCGCGCAGGCGCAGCACGTCCTCCAGCGAAAACCACTTGGAGTTGCCTTCGCCCACTCCTTGGGGCAGGTCGGGATGCTTGCGCAGGACCCGGCGGAAATGGGCCGTTGCGACGGGGATCAGATAGCGGCACACCTCCCATGTCGAAAAGCGGCGCAGGCGCTTGCGGCCGTCGGGGGCATAGCCCCGCTCGGCCAGGTCCTGGCGGCCACGGGCGGCAAAGCTGGCCGCCTTGGCGAATCGGGCTGTGCCCACGGGATCCGACAGGCGCTTGGACGCGCGCTCCGGGTCGATGTTGAAATAGGGGGGAAGCGGCTCTTTGCCTGACATCTTGGTCCTGTCGCGATGTGTCATAGTTCGATGTGCCTGTCGCCAACTATGGCACATGAAATCGCCCCAGGGAACGAAAAGCCGAGGTTTCGCGGCGAAACCCTCTCAATCCAACGAAAAAAGACGCCGGAAAGCTTGTCTTTCCTTTCTGATCTTTAGAGTCTTTGGCAGCCGGGAATCGTGAGATTTCAATAGTTAAGAGGCACACAGGCACCCCGATACAGGACGAGAGGTGCCCGGATGCGGGGCGGAGGGTGCCCGATTCCGGGATGGGGGGTGCCGATTCGCGGGATCAGGGGTGCCAAGGGGCAGGATGGGGCCGGATGGGGCGGAATTGCCCGGCGAAGGGCCGATCCGGGGCATGTCCGGAACCGGAAACGGGTGCCTTGGGCCGCGCTATGCGGGGAAGGGTGCCCGTTTGCGGGATGGGGTGATGCGGGATTTGGTGCCTGCGGGGTTGTTGCGGTTGGGTGCCTTTTGGGGCAGGATCACGAAAACGGCAGGAACAGGCCAGATGGATGACATACCGCGCGACCAGCTGTCGGGTGCCCTGCGGCGCGGGGCGGTCAAGAAGCATGTCGCGGCGATCCACGTCTCGGGCAAGCTGACCCTGCTGCAGCGCAAGCTGTCGAATGTGCTGCTGCTCAATGCCTACGACACGCTGATGACCAAGCCCAGCCATCAGATCGACGCGCGCACGCTGTCGCTGATGATCGGCTATAACAGCAATGACATGGACACGCTGAAGCAGTCGCTGCGTGGCTTGGTCGAGACGGTCGCCGAATGGGACATGCTGGACGAGAAGGGGCGCCAGGAATGGGGCGTCTCCAGCCTGCTGAGTTATGCCAAGCTGCGGGGCGGGGTCTGCGAATATGCCTATTCCCCCGCCTTGGCCGAGAAGCTGCATGATCCCAAGGTCTTCGCGTTGATCAACCTGAACATGCAGCGGCGCTTCACCTCGGGCCATGCGCTGGCGCTCTATGAGAACTGTTACCGCTTCGTGCGGACCGGATCGACGGGCTGGTGGGATCTGGACCTGTTCCGCCGCCTGATGGGGGTGGCGGATTCCAGTTATTACGAGGTTTTCAAGCAGCTGAACGCCAAGATCATCAAGCCCGCCGTGGCCGAGGTGAACCGCAGCAGCAACATCGTCCTGACCCCCGAGACGCGCAAGCAGGGCAGGGCGGTCACCCATATCCGATTCCTGATCAAGGAGAACCCGCAACTGGCCATCCTGGACATGGATGACGGCGAGGGGATGCGCCATGGCGAGGTCTATGGCCGGCTGCGCGCCTTGGGGGCCAGCGACCGGCTGGCGCGGCAATGGCTGGGCGCGCATGGCGAGGCGCAGGTCCGCGCGGGGCTGGATTACGTCGAGGCGCGTCAGAACGTGGTCAGCAAGATGGGCTATCTGACCGCCGCGCTGGAGGGGGGGTTCGGCGCCGCCCCGAAGGCGCCCGCGCCTGATTCCGCGAACCCGCAGGCCGCCAATCCACAGGCGGAGCGTCTGCGCCGCATCCTGGAGGTGATCCGCACGCGCACCCCCACGCAGCGCGACGCGGATCGGCGGCTGTTTCTGACGCAGCTGGGCGACGGCCCGGCGCGCCAGGATTTCGAGCGCCATGGCTGGATGTCGCCGCTGAACGCCGCGCGCATCCGTGATTTCTGGCAGGAGATGTCGCCGGGCCTGTTCGACGACCTGGCCGATCAGGCCGCCAGCCGGGCATAAAGCCCGCCCTGCGCGATCAGCTGGGCGTGGCTGCCGGTCTCCGCGATGCGGCCGCGATCCATGACCACGATGCGGTCGGCGCCGCGGATCGTCCCCAGCCTGTGGGCGATGACCAGCGTGGTGCGGCCCCGCGACAGGGCGTCCAGCGCGGACTGGATCTCGCGTTCGGTCTGGCTGTCCAAGGCGCTGGTCGCCTCGTCCAGGATCAGGATCGGCGGGTTCTTGAGGAAGGCGCGGGCAATGGCCACGCGCTGTTTCTGGCCGCCCGACAGCATCACGCCGCGTTCGCCCACCACCGTGTCGAGACCCAGGGGCAGGCCCTCGATCAGGCCGGTCAGCTGGGCGCGGGCGGCGGCGTCGCGGATCTGGGACTCAGACGCGTCCAGGCGGCCATAGGCGATGTTTTCGCGCAGCGTTCCGCCGAAGAGGAACACGTCCTGGCTGACCAGCCCGATCTGGCGGCGCAGGCTGTGCAGGCGCATCGCGTCCAGTGCCAGCCCGTCGATGGTGATGCGGCCTTCGGTCGGTTCGTAGAAGCGCGGCAGCAGCGCCAGCAGCGTCGTCTTGCCCGCCCCCGAGGGGCCGACGAAGGCCACCGTCTCGCCCGCGCGGATGTCCAGATCGATCCCCTGCAGGATCGGGCGGCCCGGCTCGTAGCCGAAGCCCACGTCGCAGAGGCGGATGTCGCCGCGCAGGGCGGGGGCCTCGGTCGCGTCGGGGGCATCGGCGATCTCGGGGTCGGTGTCGAGCAGTTCGCGGAAGCGGCGATAGCCCGCGATGCCGCGCGGATAGGTCTCGATCACGGCGGCGATCTTTTCCAGAGGGCGGTAGAAGACGCCGACCAGCAGCAGGAATCCCACGAAGCCGCCGGTGGTCAGATCGCCGGTCAGCACATAGCCCGCCCCCACGACCATCACGATGACCTGCACCAGCCGCAGCCCCATGTATTGCAGGGCCGAGCTGACGGCCATGACCTTGTAGGCCTCCAGCTTGGTGCTGCGGTAGCGGGCGTTGTCGGCGGCGAAGAGATGCGTCTCATGCGCCTCGTTGCCGAAGGCCTGGACGACGCGGACGCCGCCCAGGGCCTCCTCCAGCCGGACGTTGAAATCGCCGACGCGGGCATAGATGGCGCGCCAGGTGGCGGTCATGCGGCCGCCATAGACGATGACCAAGGCCAGCATCGCGGGCACGATCGCCGCCACGATCAGCGCCATCTGCGGGTGGATCCAGAACATCAGGATGAAGGCGCCCACGAAGGTCATCAGGGCGATGAAGGCATCCTCGGGGCCGTGATGGGCGACCTCGCCGATCTCCTCAAGGTCGCGGGTGACGCGGGCGACCAGCTTGCCGGTGCGGGCGCGGTCGTACCAGCGCCAGGACAGGCGCGTCAGGTGGTCGAAGGCCTGGGCGCGCATCACCGTCTCGATGTTGATGCCCAGCTTGTGGCCCCAATAGATCACCACGGTCAGCAGCCCCGCATTCACCGCATAAAGCGCCAGCAGCCCCGCGGCGGCGGCGACGGTCAGCGACCAGTCGCCTTGGGGCAGCAGGCTGTCGATGAACCAGGTGACGGCCAGGGGAAAGGCCAGCTCCAGCAGGCCCGAGAGGACGGCGCAGCCGAAATCCAGCCAGAACAGCCCCATGAAGGGCCGGTAATAGGAAAAGAAGCTGCGCATCGGGTCGTCCTTCAGGCGGGCACGGCGACGGGCAGGCCGTCGGCGCGGGTCAGGACCTGCATCGGCAGGCCATAGATTTTCATCAGCGCAGGCGCGCGCATCAGATCGGCGGGGCCGCCCTGCAGGGCCAGGCGGCCGCCCTTCAGCGCGACGATATGGTCGCAGAAGCGGGCGGCCATGTTGACCTCGTGCAGGACGATCACGGCGCTGCGGCCCTGATCGTGGCACATGCGGCGGATCAGGGACAGGACCTCGACCTGATGGGCGATGTCCAGCGCGCTGATCGGTTCGTCCAGCAGCAGGGTATCGGCACCTTGGGCCACCAGCATGGACAGCCAGCCGCGCTGGCGTTCGCCGCCCGACAGGGTGTCGACCAGCCGATGGGCCAGCGCCTCGACGCCGCATTCGCGCAGGGCGGCCTCGATCGCGGCGCGGTCCTCGGGGCCCGGGCGGCCGAGCGCGCCGTGCCAGGGATAGCGGCCGAGCGCCGTCAGCTCGCGCAGGGTCATGCCCTCGGCCGGGGGGGTGGTCTGGGGCAGGAAGGCCAGGCGGCGGGCCAGGTCGCGCGCGCGCCACCGGGGCAGGGGACGGCCCTCGAAGGTCACGGTGCCGGTGACGGCGACGCCCGGCGGGTGCTGGCGGGCCAGGACTTTCAGCAGGGTGGATTTGCCCGACCCGTTATGGCCGATCAGCCCGATCACTTGGCCGCGGGGCAGGTCCAGGTCCAGCCCGTCCAGCAGGCGGCGATGGGGCAGGGCTGCGGTCAGGCCGCGGATGGCGAACAGGGTCATGGATGTCTCCGCGTCATCAGCCAGATCAGCCAGGGCGCCCCGATCAGCGAGGCGAAGAGGCCGAGCGGCAGTTCATAGGGAAAGCCCGCCATGCGCGCGCCGAAATCGGCGGCCAGCATCAGCCCCGCCCCGATCAGCGCGGCGCCGGTCAGGTGATCGGCGGGCCGGGCCAGGCCCATGCGCCGGGCCAGATGCGGGGCCATCAGCCCGACGAAGGACAGGGGCCCGGTGACCAGCGTCGCGGCCCCCGTGGCCAGCCCCGCCAACGCGATCAGGACCAGGCGGGCGCGGCGGACTTCCAGCCCCAGCCCGCCCGCGACCGCCGCGCCCAAGGGCAGCAGCGCCAGCCAGCGCGACAGGGCCAGCCCCGCGCCCCAGACCCCGGCGGCCAGCGCCGCCAAGGCCAGCGCGCCCGCCATCGGCACGGTCCCCGTCGATCCCGACAGCCAGGCCAGCACCGCCCAGGCCCGCGCATCGCCCACCGCCATCATCGCCGACAGCACCGCCGAGGCCAGGGCCGAGACGGCGATCCCCGCCAGCAGCACCCGCTCGGGCGGCATGTCGCGCCCGGCGGTGAAGCCGATCAGCACCGCCAAGGCCAAGGCCCCGCCAAGCGCGGTGCCCAGCCCCAAGGCCAGCGCGCCGGGAGCGGCCATCAGAAAGACCACGCCCGCAAAGCCCAAGGCCGCGCCGCCGGACACGCCCAGCACCTCGGGCGAGGCGAGGGGGTTCGCGGTCAGCCGTTGCAGCATCGCGCCCGCCACGGCCAGTGCCGCCCCGGATGCGGCCGCCGCGATCAGCCGGGGCAGGCGCATGGGCAGGAAGGCCACGACGCTGTCGGCATCGAGCAGCGCCCAGCCCCCGGGCACCCGGCCCAAGGCCAGCATCAGCGCGCCCGCCAGCGGCAGGGCCAGGGCGATCAGGGCCAGGCGGCGGCGCGGGCGGGCCAGGCGGGGGGCGCGGTCGCTGCGGCCTCGGGCGGGGTGGAGCCGCGCAGGCGCGGCAGCAGCCAGATCAGCAACGGCCCGCCGACCAGCCCGGTCAGCGCGCCGGTGGGGAAGGACTCGCCCCCCAGCCCCGCCCAGGCCAGGACCAGCCCGTCGGAGAGCGACAGGATCAGCACGCCCAAGGCGGGCGACAGCGTCAGAAGGCCGGGGATGGTCCGCGCGCCCAGGCTGCGCGCCAAGGCGGGGGCGGCCAGGCCGACGAAGGCGATCAGCCCAAGCTCGGCCGAGACGCCCGCCGCGATGGTCACCGCCAGCACCACCGCCGCCAGTCGGACCAAGGCCACGTTCAGCCCCAGGCCCGACGCGGCCTCGGCCCCGATGGTCAGGACCCGCAGCGGGCGGGCCAAGGCCGCGGCGCCCACCGCGCCCGCGGCCAGCAGCAGGCCCAGGTTGCGCGCGCCGGTCCAGTCCTGCTGGACCAGCGCGCCGCCGTTCCAGATGACCAGCGACAGCAGGTATTGTCCTTGGGCCAAGGTGATCGCGGTGGCCACCGCCGATGCGGTCAGCCCGACCAGCATCCCCGCTATGACCATGGGGACAGGCGCGAAGCCCCGGCGCGGCCACCGTCGCCAGGACCAGCGCCAGCTGCGCGCCCGCGCTGATGCCCAAGGTGGTCGGATCGGCCACCGGGTTGCGCAGCACGACCTGCAGGATCGCCCCCGCCAGGCCCAGGGCGGCGCCCGCCAGCAGCGCCACGACGCCGCGCGGCATCATCCCGTATCCCATGCGGATCTGGTCCAGCGTCATCGCCTGCGGATCCAGGGGCCAGCCCGGCCAAGGCAGGTCCCGCACCGCCCAGAGCCACAGCCCCAAGGCCAGCGCCGCCCCGAGCGGCAGCATCGCGCGCGCCCCGGTCATGCGGGCGCGCCCTCCAGCGCGCGGGTCAGGGCATCGGCGAAGCGCAGGGCCGAGGGGATGCCTCCGAAGGCATTGATGCGCGGCAGGTGATGGACCCGGCCCGCCGCCACCTGGGGCAGGGCGCGCCACAGCACGCTGCGGTCCAGGCCGCGCCGCGCCTCGGGCGGGACGGGGCCGATGACGACCAGGCGCGCATCGGGCATGGCGGCCAGCCGGTCCAGCGGCACGGGGGCCAGAAAGCTGAAGGCGGTGGCCTCGGTCCAGGCGTTGCGCAGGCCGATCCGGGTCAGGGTGCTGCCGAACAGGCTGTCATGACCGAAGGCGCGCAGGTGGCGGGGATCGCCGATCTCGACCAAGGCCAGGGGGCGGGCTGTGTGCGGGGCCAGCCGGTTGCGGGCGGCGTCCAGCGCGGCCTCGGCCTGCGCGGTGGCGCGCGCGCCTGCCGGGGCGTCGCCGATGCGCGCGGCCAGGGCGGGCAGGGAGGCCATGGCCTTGGGCAGCGGCGCCTCGTCCGGCAGAAAGAAGGGCAGCGACAGCACCGGCGCGATCTGCGCCAGCCGCGGCTCGTAGCGGGTGTAATAGGGCGATGACAGGATCAGCGAGGGGCGGACCAGCTGCAGCAGTTCGAAATTGGGGGCGCCGCGCAGGCCCAGATCGGTGACGCCCGGCGGCACGGCGGGCTGGGCGATGTCGGCGCGGTATCGGATCAGCTCGGCCGCGGCGACGGGCATGTGGCCGATGGCGATGGCCGTCTCCAGCATCGCCCAGTCAATCGCGGCCAGGCGCGGCGCGCCCATAGCCGCCGCCCGCAGCGGCCATGCCACCGCCGCGGCGACGGCGGCTGCCAGCACGGCGCGGCGGTGGGGCCGGGGCGGTGTCACCACGAATAGGCGATCCGGGCCGCGATGCTGCGCCCCTCGCCATAGCTGCAGCCGAAGCTGCCGCAATGGGCCAGGTAGACCTCGTCCGTCAGGTTGTCGAGATTGATCGAGGCCTCGATCGGGCCTTGGGAATAGCGGGCGGCCAGGTCGATCAGGGTCACGGAATCCAGCGCGACGGTATTGGCGAAATCGCCTTGGCGCGCGCCGATATGGCGGATGCCGCCGCCCGCGCGCAGGCCTTGGCCGAAATCGCGGTCCAGCCACAGGCTGGCCAGGTTGCGCGGCGCGTTGGGCATCTGCAGCCCGTCCTCGGCGCCGCCGCGCTGTTCGGTGCGGTTATGGGCGTAGCTGGCGCGCAGGTCCCAGCCCTCGGTCAGGGCGGCGGTGGCTTCCAGCTCGATGCCTTGCGAGCGGACCTCGCCGATCTGGCGGCGCTGGCCCTCGCCCAGGTTGCGGACCAGGTTCTGCTGGGTCAGGTCATAGACCGCCGCGCTGATCAGCCCGTCAAAGCCCGCGGGCTCGTATTTCGCCCCTAGCTCCCATTGGCGGCCGGTGGTGGGGCGCAGGGGGCGGCCGGTCTCGATATCGGTGCCGATGGTGGGGTCGAACGAGGTCGAATAGCTGGCATAGGGCATCACCCCCGAGGCCAGCACATAGCCCAGCCCCGCCCGCCCGGTCGTGGCGCTGTCGGACTGGTCGATCCGGGCGCCGTTCTCGGTGCCGGTGATGCGGGTGCGGTCATGGCGCAGCGCCAGGCCCGCGCGCCAGTTGTCCCAGGTGATCTCGTCCTGGGCATAGAGGCCGATCTGGTCCAGCGTCACGTCGCGCGAGCCGCTGTAGAAGGGCGCGTCACCCGGCAGCGCGCCGAAGACCGGGTCGCGCGCGTCGATGGGCTGGCCCGCGAAGAACTGCGTGTCGGTGCGCGCGTCATATTGCCGGATGTCCAGCCCCAGCAGCAGGTCATGGGTCGCGGCGCCGGTCGTCACGCTGTTAGACAGCCGCGTGTCCAGGTTCACGCCGCGGGTGGATTCGTCCTGCAGGTTCGCGCCGCGGGTGACGGCGCCATCCGCATCGAGGCCGGTGACGTAATGGCCGGTATAGGTCCAGTCGAAGCGTTCGGCGCGGAACCCCTGTGACAGGGTCCAGCCATTGTCCAGCTGGTGGTCGATCTCGATCCCCAGATTGGTCATGCTGCGGTCGCTGTCGTCGAAGGCGGGTTCGCCGAAATAGCGGTCGCGCAGGGTCCGGCCATCCTCGGTTTCCGTCAGGGCGAAGGGGACGCGGGGCGGGGTGATCGGCGCATCCGTCGTCTGCGAGGCGATGACATCCACCGTCGTCGCCCCGTCCGGCTGCCAGCGCAGCGCGCCGCCCAGATAGGCGCGGCGGTTCGTCAACTCGTCGATCTGGGTGCGGCTGTCGCGGCCGATGCCGGTCAGGCGCCAGGACAGCACCGCATCGGGCGCGCGGTTCAGGTCGAAGAAGGCCTGGGACGCGCCGTTGCTGTCCAGGCCCAGCCCAACCTCGCCGAAATCGCGGTCCTGGGCGCGCTTCTGGACCTGGTTGATGATGCCCGCGGGCGATCCCGCGCCATAGAGCGAGGAATTGGGACCCTTGAGCACCTCGACCTGCTGCAGGCCGTAGGTCTCGAAGGCGGGGGCGCCAAGGTCGCGCAGCTGGCGCAGGCCGTTGACATATTGCGACCCGCCCGCCTCGAAGCCGCGCAGGGTGGGGCTGTCGAAACGCGGATCGGCGCCGAAGGGCTGGCCCAGCACGCCCGCCGTATGGCCGAGCGCCTGGCCCAGGGTCTGGGCGCCCTGATCGGCGATCTGGCGCGCGGTGACGACGCTGACCGATTGCGGCACCTGGGCCAGGGGCGTGTCGGTCTTGGTGGCCGATTGCGCATAAGCGCCGACATAGCCATCGGCCTGGACGGTGGCGTCGCTGGCCGCGGTCAGCACGATGCCGTCCAGCAGGGTCGGTTCGGCGCTGTCCTCGGCCAGCACGGGGGCGGTCAGCAGCGCCAGAAGGCTGGCGCCTGCGATAAGGATGGGACGGGTCATGATGGCCTGCATATTGACGGATCGGCGGATATCTGACTAGTTTTGTCAGATTCGTCAATCCGGCGCGGCCTGTCCATTCGGATAATCCTGACGGAATGACTTGGCAACAGCGGAAGGAAAGGGTCAGACCATGGCAGAGCTGCGCATGTTCCGGGCCGCGGGGCAGATCCCGCAGGCATCGGGGGCGGCCGCCGCCGCGCTGGAGACGCGGGCCGCGGCCTGGGGCCTGGCCGTGCGGCGGGCCGATGACGGGCTGGCCCTGAGCCTCTGGGGGGGCGAGCTGCGCCTGACGCTGATGGGCCGCGCATTGCGGGTCGAGATCGCGGCCCCCGAGGACCGGCTGGTCGGCGTGCTGCGCGAGGCCCTGTCCGAGATCATGGCCGAGGCCGGGCTGGAGGTGGCGTGGGACCGGCTTGACGTGGGCGCCTTGGCGCCGGGCCTGTCGCTGATGCGGGTGGACCGGGTCGCGCCCGCCGGGCCGAACTTCATCCGGCTGCGCCTGCGCGGGGCGGATGCGGGGCGGTTCGCGACGGGGGCTGCATGTGCGGCTGCTGTTGTCGCCTGCGGGGCGGGCGGCGGTCTGGCCCCGGGTCGCGGCCAGCGGGCGGGCCGTCTGGCCCACGGGGGCGGATGCGCTGCATCGCCCGGTCTATACCATCGCCGCCCAGCAGGATGACTGGCTGGAGATCCTGATATATCGCCATGCCGACAGCCCGACCTGCGATTGGGCGGCGTCAGATCCCCTGGGCGCGACGGTGGGCGTGATGGGGCCGGGGGGTGGCGGGCGTCCCGACGGGGTGCTGCATCTGTTCGGCGACCAGACCGCGCTGCCCGCGATCGGGCGGATGCTGGCCATGGCACCGGGCCGCGCCGTGCTGCGCTGCGCCCCCGCCGATCTGGAGGTGCTGGCGGGCCTGTGCGACATCCGCCGGTCCGACATCCGGCTGAGCGACGATTTGCTGGGCGCGCTGGCGGATGTGCCGCCGGGCCATGTCTGGTTCGCCGCCGGCGGCGAAGAGGCCCGCGCCGCCCGCCGCCTGCTGAAGGGCCGGGGCGGGGTCACCGCCGCCGCCTATTGGTAGGCCGCTTGCCCCCGTCAGCGCGGGCTGTCACGCTGGTGCAAAGGGGGCATGGCGATGGGCGAGGCGACGATATTGGCGATGGCGGATCACCTGGGCGGCATGGCCCGGGTGCTGGAATGGGCGGTGATCGCGATCGAGCTGTTCGCCATCGCGATCCTGCTGCTGGGCATCGCGCGCTTCACCGGCTGGTTCCTGTCGGGCGAGGTGATGCGCCGCGATGCCCATGAGCGCGACCATCAGCTGAACCGCGGCCGCCTGGCGTTGGGCCGCCACATCCTGGCCAGCCTGGAGGTGCTGATCGTGGCCGATCTGATCCGCACCGTCCTGCATCTGAGCATGGCCAATATCCTGCTGCTGGGCGGGCTGGTGCTGATCCGGTCCTTCATCGCCCTGTCGCTGGACTACGAGATGCGCGCGCTGGAGCGGGACTGAGCGGGGGTCAGACATTACCTGTTTGCGGTGTATTTGGATTGACGTGTAATGTTTAAGGTGGTTCACTGACCACGCGGAGAGGGATGGCCGCATGGGAGGGGATCGAGCATGACCGACGGGCGGGACGCCTTCATCTGCGACGCGGTGCGCACGCCGATCGGGCGCTATGGCGGGGCCTTGGCCGGGATCCGGGCCGATGATCTGGCCGCCCTGCCGCTGCGCGCGCTGATGGCGCGCAATCCGGGCGTGGACTGGTCGGCGGTCGATGACCTGATCTTTGGCTGCGCCAATCAGGCGGGCGAGGACAACCGCAACGTGGGCCGCATGGCCGTGCTGCTGGCGGGGATGCCGGTGGGCGTGCCGGGGACGACGGTGAACCGGCTCTGCGGGTCGGGGATGGATGCGGTGGGCATGGCGGCCCGCGCGATCCGGTCGGGCGATTGCGACTTTGTCCTGGCCGGGGGCGTCGAGAGCATGACCCGCGCGCCCTTCGTGATGCCCAAGGCCGAGGGCGCCTTTTCCCGCGCCGCTGCGGTCTTCGACACGACCATCGGCTGGCGTTTCGTGAATCCGGCGATGAAGGCGGCCTTCGGCGTGGACAGCATGCCCCAGACCGCCGACAATGTCGCCGCCGATCACGGCATCAGCCGCGCGGATCAGGACGCCTTTGCCGCCCGCAGCCAGGCCCGGTGGGCCGCCGCGCAGCAGGCGGGCATCTTTGCCGATGAGATCGTGCCGGTCCATGTCCCGCAGAAGAGGGGCGATCCGCTGATCGTCGATACCGACGAACATCCGCGCCCCGGCACCACGACCGAACAGCTGGCGCGTCTGCGCGGCGTGAACGGGCCGGAGCTGTCGGTGACGGCGGGCAATGCCTCGGGCGTCAATGACGGGGCGGCGGCGCTGGCCATCCTGTCGGAACGCGCGGCCGCCGCGCAGGGGCTGACGCCCCGCGCCCGCATCGTCGCCATGGCCGCTGTGGGGGTCGAGCCGCGCGTCATGGGCATCGGCCCCGCCCCCGCCGCGCGCAGGGTTCTGGCCCGCGCCGGCCTGACGCTGGACCAGATGGACGTGATCGAGCTGAACGAGGCCTTCGCGTCCCAGGCCCTGGCCTCGATGCGTGATCTGGGGCTGGCCGATGACGCGGCCCATGTGAACCCCAATGGCGGGGCCATCGCGCTTGGGCATCCCTTGGGGATGTCGGGGGCGCGTCTGGTCACCACCGCCATGTATCAGCTGCACCGCACCGGCGGCCGCT
The Paracoccus aestuarii genome window above contains:
- a CDS encoding AAA family ATPase, which produces MSGKEPLPPYFNIDPERASKRLSDPVGTARFAKAASFAARGRQDLAERGYAPDGRKRLRRFSTWEVCRYLIPVATAHFRRVLRKHPDLPQGVGEGNSKWFSLEDVLRLRDHFATEGASDREYRPWRPEGLPAKVLAVANFKGGVGKTSTAAHLAMSAALDGYKVLVVDLDSQGSMTSIMGGQVADEWSTAFPILAKDYAMALQAENRVRQAAGQPPLPFDETLTEALTISTSDLIQPTHWPNIDLLGAQLNLYWAEFQVPVWRMGLRGWPLWDALSNGMAQDGVLDRYDIIILDTPPALGYLTINALAAADILLVPLGATFLEFDSTGRFFDMLYSTFASVEEGENTARRRDGLPEMRFEWDAVRAIITRFDANQQTDLANVIQAYFGDFMTTYRQELTAMVGQAGEQVNGIYEADYREFNRDTYVRGRETFDRTWAEVKELILGAWWRDLQMTETEEDHG
- a CDS encoding replication initiation protein → MDDIPRDQLSGALRRGAVKKHVAAIHVSGKLTLLQRKLSNVLLLNAYDTLMTKPSHQIDARTLSLMIGYNSNDMDTLKQSLRGLVETVAEWDMLDEKGRQEWGVSSLLSYAKLRGGVCEYAYSPALAEKLHDPKVFALINLNMQRRFTSGHALALYENCYRFVRTGSTGWWDLDLFRRLMGVADSSYYEVFKQLNAKIIKPAVAEVNRSSNIVLTPETRKQGRAVTHIRFLIKENPQLAILDMDDGEGMRHGEVYGRLRALGASDRLARQWLGAHGEAQVRAGLDYVEARQNVVSKMGYLTAALEGGFGAAPKAPAPDSANPQAANPQAERLRRILEVIRTRTPTQRDADRRLFLTQLGDGPARQDFERHGWMSPLNAARIRDFWQEMSPGLFDDLADQAASRA
- a CDS encoding ABC transporter ATP-binding protein, producing the protein MRSFFSYYRPFMGLFWLDFGCAVLSGLLELAFPLAVTWFIDSLLPQGDWSLTVAAAAGLLALYAVNAGLLTVVIYWGHKLGINIETVMRAQAFDHLTRLSWRWYDRARTGKLVARVTRDLEEIGEVAHHGPEDAFIALMTFVGAFILMFWIHPQMALIVAAIVPAMLALVIVYGGRMTATWRAIYARVGDFNVRLEEALGGVRVVQAFGNEAHETHLFAADNARYRSTKLEAYKVMAVSSALQYMGLRLVQVIVMVVGAGYVLTGDLTTGGFVGFLLLVGVFYRPLEKIAAVIETYPRGIAGYRRFRELLDTDPEIADAPDATEAPALRGDIRLCDVGFGYEPGRPILQGIDLDIRAGETVAFVGPSGAGKTTLLALLPRFYEPTEGRITIDGLALDAMRLHSLRRQIGLVSQDVFLFGGTLRENIAYGRLDASESQIRDAAARAQLTGLIEGLPLGLDTVVGERGVMLSGGQKQRVAIARAFLKNPPILILDEATSALDSQTEREIQSALDALSRGRTTLVIAHRLGTIRGADRIVVMDRGRIAETGSHAQLIAQGGLYARLAA
- a CDS encoding ATP-binding cassette domain-containing protein: MTLFAIRGLTAALPHRRLLDGLDLDLPRGQVIGLIGHNGSGKSTLLKVLARQHPPGVAVTGTVTFEGRPLPRWRARDLARRLAFLPQTTPPAEGMTLRELTALGRYPWHGALGRPGPEDRAAIEAALRECGVEALAHRLVDTLSGGERQRGWLSMLVAQGADTLLLDEPISALDIAHQVEVLSLIRRMCHDQGRSAVIVLHEVNMAARFCDHIVALKGGRLALQGGPADLMRAPALMKIYGLPMQVLTRADGLPVAVPA
- a CDS encoding ABC transporter substrate-binding protein, with translation MVTPPRPHRRAVLAAAVAAAVAWPLRAAAMGAPRLAAIDWAMLETAIAIGHMPVAAAELIRYRADIAQPAVPPGVTDLGLRGAPNFELLQLVRPSLILSSPYYTRYEPRLAQIAPVLSLPFFLPDEAPLPKAMASLPALAARIGDAPAGARATAQAEAALDAARNRLAPHTARPLALVEIGDPRHLRAFGHDSLFGSTLTRIGLRNAWTEATAFSFLAPVPLDRLAAMPDARLVVIGPVPPEARRGLDRSVLWRALPQVAAGRVHHLPRINAFGGIPSALRFADALTRALEGAPA
- a CDS encoding TonB-dependent siderophore receptor, translated to MTRPILIAGASLLALLTAPVLAEDSAEPTLLDGIVLTAASDATVQADGYVGAYAQSATKTDTPLAQVPQSVSVVTARQIADQGAQTLGQALGHTAGVLGQPFGADPRFDSPTLRGFEAGGSQYVNGLRQLRDLGAPAFETYGLQQVEVLKGPNSSLYGAGSPAGIINQVQKRAQDRDFGEVGLGLDSNGASQAFFDLNRAPDAVLSWRLTGIGRDSRTQIDELTNRRAYLGGALRWQPDGATTVDVIASQTTDAPITPPRVPFALTETEDGRTLRDRYFGEPAFDDSDRSMTNLGIEIDHQLDNGWTLSQGFRAERFDWTYTGHYVTGLDADGAVTRGANLQDESTRGVNLDTRLSNSVTTGAATHDLLLGLDIRQYDARTDTQFFAGQPIDARDPVFGALPGDAPFYSGSRDVTLDQIGLYAQDEITWDNWRAGLALRHDRTRITGTENGARIDQSDSATTGRAGLGYVLASGVMPYASYSTSFDPTIGTDIETGRPLRPTTGRQWELGAKYEPAGFDGLISAAVYDLTQQNLVRNLGEGQRRQIGEVRSQGIELEATAALTEGWDLRASYAHNRTEQRGGAEDGLQMPNAPRNLASLWLDRDFGQGLRAGGGIRHIGARQGDFANTVALDSVTLIDLAARYSQGPIEASINLDNLTDEVYLAHCGSFGCSYGEGRSIAARIAYSW
- a CDS encoding siderophore-interacting protein, giving the protein MRGGSRRGLHVRLLLSPAGRAAVWPRVAASGRAVWPTGADALHRPVYTIAAQQDDWLEILIYRHADSPTCDWAASDPLGATVGVMGPGGGGRPDGVLHLFGDQTALPAIGRMLAMAPGRAVLRCAPADLEVLAGLCDIRRSDIRLSDDLLGALADVPPGHVWFAAGGEEARAARRLLKGRGGVTAAAYW
- a CDS encoding DUF1622 domain-containing protein, yielding MAMGEATILAMADHLGGMARVLEWAVIAIELFAIAILLLGIARFTGWFLSGEVMRRDAHERDHQLNRGRLALGRHILASLEVLIVADLIRTVLHLSMANILLLGGLVLIRSFIALSLDYEMRALERD